In Shouchella patagoniensis, the following are encoded in one genomic region:
- a CDS encoding GNAT family N-acetyltransferase, with protein sequence MTIQRLTDAEFEAAFQLSCYAFQVSDAEERRTASRASWKNAIHYGEVVNGNVQAKLDILPFQVNVYGKSMPMGGIAGVASYPEYRRKGLVKKLIIHALDSMRSQGQLLSYLNPFSVPFYRAFGWEILCDEMTYTLNKHQLPKATPLTTGRISRVSFFDPLIRAVYERRQTHGMLERESWWWEELNRKYKSHTTAVYQNEDGEPTAYIVYQIEEDHFETEEMIYNDMNGLNALLSFIGQHDSMIKTAELPAASADALHYFLPDPKTKAETSPYFMARIVDVKAFLTQYPFVIRSGGYYTIKINDPYASWNQATFDLSLEKQIRCEPITTAPQLEMSIQTLTGLLLGYQRPSFYLKQGLIHGDLAIILAFFNHLPNEAPVLFDSF encoded by the coding sequence ATGACCATTCAACGTTTAACAGATGCGGAATTTGAAGCGGCGTTTCAACTAAGTTGTTATGCTTTTCAAGTCAGTGATGCAGAGGAAAGACGTACTGCTAGTCGTGCCTCTTGGAAAAACGCGATTCATTATGGCGAAGTAGTTAACGGCAATGTCCAAGCAAAACTAGATATTCTGCCGTTCCAAGTAAACGTGTATGGCAAATCTATGCCAATGGGAGGTATTGCAGGGGTAGCATCATACCCTGAATACCGACGGAAAGGACTCGTCAAAAAACTAATTATTCATGCACTTGATTCCATGCGTTCACAAGGACAATTGCTTTCCTACCTTAATCCTTTCTCAGTTCCTTTTTACCGGGCATTTGGCTGGGAAATTCTCTGTGATGAAATGACGTACACATTAAACAAGCATCAATTACCAAAAGCAACTCCATTAACGACAGGCCGCATATCACGTGTATCCTTTTTCGATCCCCTTATCCGAGCAGTCTATGAACGCAGACAAACTCACGGAATGTTGGAACGTGAATCATGGTGGTGGGAAGAACTTAACCGAAAATACAAAAGCCACACAACAGCCGTTTACCAAAATGAGGACGGCGAGCCAACAGCGTATATCGTTTATCAGATTGAGGAAGATCACTTCGAGACTGAGGAAATGATTTATAACGACATGAATGGTCTTAACGCACTGCTATCCTTTATTGGTCAACATGATTCAATGATAAAGACAGCTGAACTACCAGCAGCTAGCGCAGATGCTTTGCACTATTTCTTGCCCGACCCTAAAACAAAAGCCGAAACAAGTCCATATTTCATGGCGAGAATCGTAGATGTGAAAGCCTTTCTCACACAATACCCTTTTGTTATTCGTAGTGGCGGTTATTACACAATCAAAATAAACGATCCTTATGCATCGTGGAATCAAGCAACATTCGATCTTTCATTAGAAAAACAGATTCGTTGTGAACCAATAACAACTGCACCCCAATTAGAAATGAGCATACAAACGCTTACGGGTTTGTTATTAGGTTACCAACGCCCTTCTTTTTACCTCAAACAAGGGTTAATTCATGGTGACCTAGCGATTATTCTTGCTTTTTTTAATCATTTACCAAACGAAGCACCCGTATTATTTGATTCTTTTTAA
- a CDS encoding alpha/beta hydrolase family protein, with product MTLTRFIGQMQLPPHYLCCKEEMTPCPHSEAEQLVADLEKRDHPVSYLCFEDEGHFFVRTENNRTAYTETATFLTKWLQAKR from the coding sequence ATGACATTGACCCGATTCATCGGACAGATGCAATTACCGCCCCACTACTTGTGTTGCAAGGAAGAAATGACCCCGTGTCCCCATTCCGAAGCAGAACAACTCGTGGCTGACCTAGAGAAGCGTGACCACCCTGTTTCCTACCTTTGTTTTGAGGATGAAGGTCACTTTTTTGTACGAACTGAAAATAACCGAACAGCTTATACAGAAACAGCAACCTTTCTAACAAAATGGCTCCAAGCAAAACGTTAG
- a CDS encoding metal ABC transporter solute-binding protein, Zn/Mn family — protein MIFKIVGTGLISISAITALVACGNNEEEAVVSEENPIQVVATIAQIGEPLEEIGGDLVEVETVMGPGVDPHVYEPSQSDIQLLQNADVIFYNGLHLEAQMSDVFNNIDVNAIAVGESISTGDLLEDEEEAGMDDPHIWFDVRLWQQALDTAVEQLKEMAPNQADLLEENKQAYFEELEELYTYSTETFSKIPSEQRILVTAHDAFQYFGQMNDIEVIGLQGLSTEAEVGISDIQSTIETIVDKEVSAVFIESSVNDSSIQAVIEGAAGSGLEVELGGTLYSDAMGDEGTEEGTYIGMYRYNVDTIYHALTDSEEDTQ, from the coding sequence ATGATTTTTAAGATAGTGGGAACTGGTTTAATAAGCATTAGCGCAATTACTGCTTTAGTGGCTTGTGGAAATAATGAAGAAGAAGCAGTTGTCTCAGAAGAAAACCCTATTCAAGTGGTCGCTACAATTGCCCAGATCGGTGAACCTCTCGAGGAAATAGGGGGCGATTTAGTCGAGGTTGAGACGGTAATGGGACCTGGTGTTGACCCCCATGTATATGAACCGTCGCAAAGCGATATTCAATTGCTTCAAAATGCGGATGTGATCTTTTATAATGGATTACACTTAGAAGCACAAATGTCTGATGTGTTTAATAATATTGATGTAAATGCCATTGCTGTTGGAGAATCGATTTCAACCGGAGATTTGCTTGAAGATGAAGAAGAAGCTGGTATGGATGATCCCCATATTTGGTTTGACGTACGGCTATGGCAACAAGCGCTTGATACTGCAGTCGAACAACTTAAGGAAATGGCTCCTAATCAAGCTGACTTATTAGAAGAAAACAAGCAAGCTTATTTTGAAGAACTTGAGGAGTTATATACGTATTCAACCGAAACATTTTCGAAAATACCTAGTGAACAACGCATCCTTGTTACTGCTCACGATGCATTCCAATACTTTGGACAAATGAATGATATTGAAGTAATTGGGCTTCAAGGATTAAGTACGGAAGCTGAAGTTGGGATCTCCGATATTCAGTCAACCATTGAGACAATCGTTGATAAGGAAGTTTCAGCTGTATTTATTGAAAGCAGTGTAAATGATTCGTCCATTCAAGCAGTTATTGAAGGTGCCGCTGGATCGGGTTTAGAAGTGGAATTAGGCGGAACCCTATATTCTGATGCAATGGGTGATGAAGGAACAGAAGAAGGAACATATATCGGGATGTATCGCTATAATGTTGATACGATTTATCATGCATTAACAGACTCAGAAGAAGACACACAATGA
- a CDS encoding iron chelate uptake ABC transporter family permease subunit, with the protein MLGVASGMFGTLAYWKKQSLMSDALSHAALPGVVIAFMIMNEKNLFLLILGAAMSALLGAWFIHAIKSSTRIKEDAAMGIILSVFFGAGIVLLSIVNRTGGGNQSGLDTFIFGQAASMVRSDVYTMAGLAVAIILLIVIAFKEWKLYLFDPNFAKGLGLSSSTMNVLYVFGLVTTIVIGIQAVGVILMAALLIIPAVSARYWTHSFKVMMILAAIFGGLSGALGTFVSAQGTGWPTGPFIVLAASVFFIVSLVFGKEKGLLVERVEFKNQQRKAIAQNELPGVLKEGDH; encoded by the coding sequence ATGCTGGGTGTGGCTTCGGGTATGTTTGGCACACTTGCTTACTGGAAAAAACAAAGCTTAATGAGTGATGCGCTCTCTCATGCTGCACTTCCTGGTGTTGTGATTGCTTTTATGATTATGAACGAGAAGAATCTATTTTTATTAATTCTAGGTGCAGCAATGAGCGCATTGCTTGGAGCTTGGTTTATCCATGCAATTAAATCATCAACCCGAATTAAAGAAGATGCAGCGATGGGTATTATTCTTTCTGTTTTTTTTGGAGCTGGCATTGTATTGTTATCAATCGTCAACCGAACCGGCGGGGGGAATCAAAGTGGTCTCGATACGTTTATCTTTGGGCAAGCAGCTAGCATGGTGAGAAGTGATGTGTATACGATGGCTGGGCTTGCCGTTGCCATTATTCTTTTAATTGTCATCGCCTTTAAAGAATGGAAATTGTATTTGTTTGATCCGAATTTTGCGAAGGGACTAGGATTATCTTCCTCTACGATGAACGTACTCTATGTCTTTGGACTTGTCACAACGATCGTTATTGGCATTCAAGCGGTAGGCGTTATTCTAATGGCCGCGTTATTAATTATTCCAGCGGTTAGCGCACGATACTGGACACATTCATTTAAAGTGATGATGATTTTAGCAGCTATTTTTGGTGGTTTGTCTGGTGCCTTGGGTACATTTGTTAGTGCTCAAGGAACAGGTTGGCCAACCGGTCCGTTCATTGTGCTTGCCGCATCTGTTTTCTTCATCGTTTCTCTTGTTTTTGGAAAAGAGAAAGGGTTATTAGTAGAGCGTGTTGAGTTCAAGAATCAACAGAGAAAGGCAATTGCACAAAATGAATTACCAGGTGTGTTGAAAGAAGGTGACCACTAA
- a CDS encoding methyl-accepting chemotaxis protein, producing MKGKRNISLKAKLYIAFGLILLVPSLLVGLSSYFITRDNVEETMLDQAEQITSNVHTSLQQFMELQTDTVQYAGSTINRSEMSTDEIQQSLTDLTNTNENIKQTYLVNSSGQAIVYNSSSGFGEESGLNETSWYRQAIARQVDVSVSEPIITGEGEEQDVEIIFGTLTKDNQNVLAVRVSLADVMSYVSEAKIGETGYLFLMDQARRVVSHPSMETGEYMPATLTTNITEYSGQFYYESEDESREMTYNVVYPTNWVLVGTMLPNEVVHMVQPILQATTVIIVVTLLIGCVVIHLLVRSIISPISGLAKAATVISRGELGSTFDNGKLGKDEIGTLAGSFEEMRTSLIATLQDIQDKSTYLAASSEELQASTEQNMQATEQITLSIQEVSGSVEDQSSSMESGKDAAKTVSQGITDIASSATHVNKAVDQAASAVKVGRTGIEESVKQMDAIHAKVSTIAMSIQTLEGQAATIDQVNRVISDISEQTNLLALNASIEAARAGENGRGFAVVAQEVRKLAEQSNDAAKQVQDQILEIQLGARQAGQEMNDGKGEVEKGVEVIQSAGTSFELIQTHMEDVRSKMIQVTKEAKQMSTQTEQFLYSYEQIAGATETTSASVQNVSAATEEQLASMEEILSSTANLSELAEELERMIQRFKW from the coding sequence ATGAAAGGAAAACGAAACATTAGTCTAAAGGCGAAACTTTATATTGCTTTTGGTCTTATTTTGCTTGTGCCAAGTTTGCTCGTCGGTCTTTCATCCTATTTTATAACGAGAGACAATGTAGAAGAAACGATGTTGGATCAAGCAGAGCAAATTACATCGAATGTACATACGTCGTTACAGCAATTTATGGAATTGCAAACGGACACCGTTCAGTATGCAGGTAGCACCATTAATAGAAGTGAAATGTCTACCGATGAAATTCAGCAAAGCTTGACTGACCTTACAAATACAAATGAAAACATAAAACAGACTTACTTAGTTAATTCGAGTGGGCAAGCCATTGTGTATAACAGCTCGAGTGGTTTTGGTGAAGAAAGTGGATTGAATGAGACAAGTTGGTACAGACAAGCCATTGCAAGGCAAGTGGATGTTTCTGTAAGTGAACCAATTATTACAGGTGAAGGTGAAGAGCAAGATGTAGAGATTATATTTGGAACGTTAACGAAGGATAATCAAAATGTTCTTGCGGTGCGGGTGAGCTTAGCAGATGTTATGAGCTACGTGTCCGAGGCGAAAATTGGTGAAACCGGGTATTTGTTTTTAATGGATCAAGCAAGAAGAGTTGTTTCTCATCCAAGTATGGAAACGGGAGAATACATGCCGGCAACACTTACAACGAACATCACTGAGTATAGCGGACAATTTTATTATGAATCAGAAGATGAATCGCGAGAGATGACGTATAACGTTGTTTATCCAACAAACTGGGTATTAGTTGGAACGATGTTGCCTAATGAGGTTGTTCATATGGTTCAGCCAATCTTGCAAGCAACTACGGTTATTATCGTTGTTACATTACTAATTGGTTGCGTCGTTATTCATCTACTTGTTCGATCGATTATTTCCCCGATTTCTGGATTAGCTAAAGCGGCGACGGTTATTAGTAGGGGAGAGCTAGGTTCCACATTTGATAATGGGAAGTTAGGAAAAGACGAAATTGGAACGTTGGCGGGATCATTTGAAGAGATGCGAACATCGTTGATTGCCACTTTGCAAGATATTCAAGATAAATCAACGTATTTGGCAGCCTCCTCAGAAGAGTTACAAGCAAGTACAGAACAAAATATGCAAGCGACAGAACAAATTACACTGTCGATTCAAGAAGTGTCTGGAAGTGTCGAGGATCAGTCGAGCAGTATGGAAAGTGGAAAGGATGCTGCAAAAACAGTATCGCAAGGCATTACGGACATTGCTTCATCCGCGACCCACGTCAATAAAGCAGTAGATCAGGCAGCGTCTGCTGTAAAAGTAGGTCGAACAGGGATTGAAGAAAGTGTCAAACAAATGGATGCTATCCATGCTAAAGTATCGACCATCGCTATGTCAATTCAAACGTTAGAAGGGCAAGCTGCAACAATTGACCAAGTAAACCGAGTCATCTCTGATATCTCTGAACAAACCAATCTGCTTGCGCTAAATGCATCAATTGAAGCGGCTCGTGCAGGAGAGAATGGACGCGGCTTTGCTGTTGTTGCCCAAGAGGTAAGGAAGTTAGCAGAACAATCTAACGATGCTGCGAAACAAGTGCAAGATCAAATTCTAGAAATCCAATTAGGCGCAAGGCAAGCGGGGCAAGAGATGAATGATGGGAAGGGCGAAGTCGAAAAAGGCGTAGAAGTCATTCAGAGTGCTGGTACGTCGTTTGAATTGATCCAAACACATATGGAAGATGTACGCTCGAAAATGATTCAAGTGACGAAGGAAGCAAAACAAATGTCTACACAAACGGAACAGTTTCTTTATTCGTATGAGCAAATTGCTGGCGCGACAGAAACAACTTCTGCGAGTGTACAAAATGTTTCAGCAGCAACTGAAGAACAGCTCGCATCAATGGAAGAGATTTTAAGTTCTACAGCTAATTTGTCGGAGTTGGCAGAAGAACTTGAAAGAATGATCCAACGATTTAAATGGTAA
- a CDS encoding dipeptidase — protein MGTSVTTYLQENREAHLQELNDFLRLQSISSISEHKQDIRETADWLEKAFIRAGIKNVEVIETAKHPVVYAEWLGAGKDAKTILVYGHYDVQPVDPLYLWETEPFEPTVRDNKLYARGATDDKGQTFMHLKAVEALLKTEGTLPFNVKFLIEGEEEIGSPNLDAFVENEKERLAADVLLISDTPMLEAGKPAICTGLRGLAAIEVRVKGTKGDLHSGLYGGAVQNSLHALVQLIATMRDDQGTITVDGFYDGIEEVPAEEMESISALGDGDKAMKEELGVNELFGEPGYTSRERTWIRPTLELNGLFGGFQGEGVKTIIPAEATAKITCRLVPGQDPIDILEKIEAHIRENTPAGVTITTERHDTGKPFAAPVTDAAFAAAARAYERVYKTEVAYTRMGGSIPVVETFDSQLKIPIVLMGFGLPSENFHAPNEHFHLENFDKGLETIIAFWDEYGKSES, from the coding sequence ATGGGCACATCGGTAACAACCTATTTACAAGAGAACCGGGAAGCACACTTGCAGGAATTAAATGATTTTCTTAGATTACAAAGCATTAGTTCCATTTCTGAACATAAACAGGACATACGAGAAACAGCTGATTGGTTAGAAAAGGCGTTTATTCGTGCTGGTATTAAAAATGTTGAAGTTATTGAAACAGCTAAACACCCTGTCGTTTATGCCGAATGGCTTGGTGCAGGCAAGGATGCGAAGACGATTCTTGTGTATGGCCATTATGATGTACAACCAGTTGATCCATTGTATTTATGGGAAACAGAACCTTTTGAGCCAACGGTTCGAGATAATAAGCTTTATGCACGTGGTGCAACGGATGATAAGGGTCAAACGTTTATGCACTTGAAAGCAGTTGAAGCACTATTAAAGACTGAAGGTACGCTACCGTTTAATGTGAAGTTTTTAATTGAAGGGGAGGAAGAAATCGGATCTCCTAACTTGGATGCCTTCGTTGAAAATGAAAAAGAACGCTTAGCCGCTGATGTGCTACTCATTTCAGACACGCCAATGCTTGAAGCTGGTAAGCCTGCTATTTGTACAGGTTTGCGAGGCTTAGCTGCGATTGAAGTTCGAGTCAAAGGAACAAAAGGAGATCTCCATTCTGGCTTGTATGGTGGGGCTGTACAAAACTCTCTCCATGCATTAGTCCAACTGATTGCAACGATGAGAGATGATCAAGGTACGATTACTGTTGATGGGTTTTATGATGGTATAGAAGAGGTACCTGCTGAAGAAATGGAAAGCATCTCTGCACTTGGTGATGGCGATAAAGCGATGAAAGAAGAACTTGGCGTAAATGAGTTATTTGGAGAACCTGGATATACGTCAAGAGAACGTACTTGGATTAGGCCAACACTTGAATTAAACGGGTTGTTTGGAGGCTTTCAAGGCGAAGGTGTGAAAACAATTATTCCTGCGGAAGCTACAGCAAAAATTACGTGCCGTCTTGTTCCTGGACAAGACCCGATTGACATTCTAGAAAAAATTGAAGCGCATATACGCGAAAACACGCCTGCTGGTGTGACGATTACAACGGAGCGCCACGACACCGGAAAGCCATTTGCTGCACCTGTAACGGATGCCGCGTTTGCTGCAGCGGCACGTGCTTATGAGCGTGTTTATAAGACGGAAGTGGCTTATACGAGAATGGGTGGGTCGATTCCAGTAGTTGAAACATTTGATTCACAATTAAAAATACCGATTGTGTTAATGGGTTTTGGTTTACCGAGTGAGAATTTCCACGCACCAAATGAACATTTTCACCTTGAAAACTTTGATAAAGGTTTAGAAACCATAATTGCGTTTTGGGATGAGTATGGAAAAAGTGAATCATAG
- a CDS encoding Cof-type HAD-IIB family hydrolase, which produces MEPQKKPEIKLIALDMDGTLLNDNHEISAANREAIAEAQEMNVHVVIATGRTLATCGKYAQSLDLKNYVVTANGGEIYTHEGELFSATHLAEEAVDHIYELTKKHGIHVWGASADNLYRGELPPDRHDHEWLKFGFDTEDDLIRESIVNDLREKGVTEITNSSPTNIEINALGINKATALKLVCDQLGISLNEVMAVGDSLNDIAMIEEAGLGVAMGNAQDAVKRRADWITATNLNDGVAAAIQRWVILPGNMDKDRE; this is translated from the coding sequence ATGGAACCGCAGAAAAAACCAGAGATAAAGTTAATCGCACTTGATATGGATGGTACGTTGCTTAATGATAATCATGAAATATCGGCAGCGAACCGTGAAGCGATTGCCGAAGCTCAAGAAATGAATGTTCATGTAGTGATAGCAACTGGAAGAACGTTAGCTACATGTGGAAAGTACGCCCAGTCACTTGACTTAAAAAATTATGTGGTAACAGCGAATGGTGGAGAAATTTACACTCATGAAGGTGAGCTATTTTCTGCAACCCATTTGGCAGAAGAAGCGGTGGATCATATTTATGAGCTAACAAAAAAACATGGCATCCATGTGTGGGGTGCTTCTGCTGATAATTTGTATCGGGGTGAACTTCCGCCTGATCGACACGATCATGAATGGCTGAAGTTTGGGTTTGATACAGAAGACGATTTGATTCGGGAAAGCATTGTGAATGATTTACGAGAAAAAGGCGTAACGGAAATTACCAATTCAAGCCCAACAAACATAGAAATAAATGCACTGGGTATTAATAAAGCAACTGCGTTAAAACTTGTTTGTGATCAATTAGGAATATCGTTAAATGAAGTGATGGCTGTTGGTGATAGCTTAAATGACATTGCGATGATTGAGGAAGCTGGCCTGGGTGTAGCAATGGGAAATGCGCAAGACGCTGTTAAACGAAGAGCTGATTGGATTACGGCAACAAACCTGAATGACGGAGTTGCTGCAGCAATTCAACGCTGGGTGATCTTGCCAGGTAATATGGATAAAGACAGAGAGTAA
- a CDS encoding nicotinate phosphoribosyltransferase, which yields MQGMNKTIFDMIKPTKYRYVHICKSCEQPSFSNEDTMEEPCIRCENTTFHVTPYYNPAEDYALDVDYYAITMMYALWKEGLHQTDVVFDDFYRKAPFVRGVGDFSSELGGYVAFGGLGHLIETIKNLYFNENDIAYLRQQAEGFDEAFLDDLRRLRFSGDLYAVEEGNLVFPNTPFIRIEAPVWECIWIEAMLLNIVNAESLVLTKGSRIKTIAGTDGLLEMGKRRAQGRDASVYGAKMAYIAGFDATSNVKAGKMFSMPITGTQAHVYIMFHPSELDAFLAYADVFPKKTIPLLDTTDTLGSGLPHAIETARRLQQKGYQMTAVRLDSGDLAFLSKEVRKRLDAEGLEQVKIAATNDLDEYTIASLKQQGAKIDIWGVGTKFITAFDNPALGGVHKIVARRPLEVELEAGTHTMDEWIALIKISESIEKILNPGRKKVYRLFGQDGMAKGDYICLDGETLEGKSEIVLKHPNNPLKAKKIRDFEAVELHKPIFLNGQLVYDVPSLKDVREYHQKQKHSFWEEYLRLEVPEVYPVSLSDDLRSMKEQLIHDKREQ from the coding sequence ATGCAAGGTATGAATAAAACGATCTTTGATATGATTAAACCAACGAAGTATCGCTATGTACATATATGTAAATCGTGTGAGCAACCGTCGTTCTCTAATGAAGATACAATGGAGGAACCGTGCATCCGTTGTGAAAATACAACTTTTCATGTAACACCTTATTATAACCCTGCAGAAGATTACGCTCTAGACGTTGACTACTATGCGATTACGATGATGTACGCTCTTTGGAAAGAAGGCTTACATCAAACAGATGTTGTGTTTGATGACTTCTACCGAAAAGCGCCCTTTGTACGTGGCGTAGGTGATTTTAGTAGCGAATTAGGTGGATACGTGGCGTTTGGTGGTTTAGGGCATCTAATTGAAACGATTAAAAACCTGTACTTTAATGAAAATGACATTGCTTATTTACGCCAGCAAGCTGAAGGGTTTGATGAAGCCTTCTTAGATGATTTGCGCAGGCTTCGTTTCAGTGGTGATTTGTATGCAGTGGAGGAAGGGAACTTAGTTTTCCCGAACACGCCGTTTATCCGCATTGAGGCACCCGTTTGGGAATGCATCTGGATTGAAGCGATGTTACTTAACATAGTCAATGCAGAGTCTCTTGTATTAACAAAAGGCTCACGCATTAAAACGATCGCTGGCACTGATGGGTTATTGGAAATGGGTAAACGTCGAGCCCAAGGGCGAGATGCGAGTGTGTACGGAGCAAAAATGGCTTATATCGCGGGCTTTGATGCAACGAGTAATGTGAAAGCCGGCAAGATGTTCTCCATGCCAATTACGGGAACACAAGCGCATGTATACATTATGTTCCATCCATCAGAACTAGATGCCTTCTTGGCGTACGCCGATGTCTTTCCGAAGAAAACCATTCCATTGCTTGATACGACGGATACGTTGGGAAGCGGTCTGCCTCACGCAATTGAAACAGCTAGGAGATTACAACAAAAAGGTTATCAAATGACGGCTGTTCGCCTTGATAGCGGTGATTTAGCTTTTCTATCAAAGGAAGTGCGCAAACGTTTAGATGCGGAAGGGCTTGAACAAGTTAAGATTGCCGCTACAAATGATTTGGATGAATATACAATTGCTTCATTAAAACAGCAAGGAGCCAAAATTGATATATGGGGTGTCGGGACAAAGTTCATTACTGCATTTGATAATCCGGCACTCGGAGGCGTTCATAAGATTGTCGCTCGCCGCCCCCTCGAGGTTGAGCTAGAAGCAGGTACTCATACGATGGACGAGTGGATTGCATTAATTAAGATATCAGAGAGTATCGAGAAAATCTTAAATCCTGGGCGCAAGAAAGTGTATCGTTTATTTGGTCAAGATGGAATGGCGAAAGGTGACTATATTTGCCTTGACGGTGAAACCCTAGAAGGGAAATCAGAAATCGTCTTAAAACATCCAAACAACCCGCTAAAAGCAAAGAAAATCCGTGATTTCGAAGCGGTGGAGCTTCATAAACCAATCTTTTTAAATGGTCAGCTCGTTTATGACGTTCCAAGTTTAAAAGATGTTAGAGAGTACCATCAAAAACAAAAGCACTCTTTCTGGGAAGAGTATTTACGTCTGGAAGTGCCGGAAGTGTATCCTGTTTCTCTTTCAGATGACCTTCGTTCGATGAAAGAACAGCTTATCCATGATAAGCGCGAGCAATAA
- a CDS encoding metal ABC transporter ATP-binding protein, with amino-acid sequence MSVLKVEGLSAAYRKNTVLNNVTFEVEQGTLTGIVGPNGAGKSTLIKTLLQLHPHLTGKVEFFGSSIKKEKTRVGYVPQRGSVDWDFPTDALDVVMMGLYGKIGWLKRPTKQHKEKALAALEKVSMVDYAKRQISQLSGGQQQRVFLARALIQEADLYFMDEPLAGVDAATERAIMAILKELREQGKTVLVVHHDLQTVEDYFDQVLLLNKTVVAHGSTSSVFTPDNITKAYGGAVRFMKEAAYSVNSSIR; translated from the coding sequence ATGAGTGTGCTTAAAGTAGAAGGGCTAAGTGCGGCATATCGTAAAAACACGGTCTTAAACAATGTGACATTCGAAGTGGAGCAAGGTACGCTCACAGGGATTGTTGGACCTAATGGTGCTGGGAAATCTACATTAATTAAAACGTTATTACAACTGCACCCCCATTTAACTGGAAAAGTAGAATTTTTTGGTTCATCAATTAAAAAAGAAAAAACAAGAGTTGGCTATGTACCCCAACGTGGCTCTGTTGATTGGGACTTTCCAACAGATGCGTTGGATGTAGTGATGATGGGGCTTTACGGTAAAATTGGATGGTTAAAACGACCAACAAAACAACACAAGGAAAAGGCATTGGCAGCACTTGAAAAAGTAAGTATGGTTGATTACGCTAAACGGCAAATTAGCCAACTGTCAGGTGGACAACAGCAACGGGTTTTTCTTGCTAGAGCGCTCATTCAAGAAGCGGACCTGTATTTTATGGATGAGCCCCTTGCTGGTGTAGATGCAGCGACAGAAAGAGCAATCATGGCCATATTAAAAGAGTTGCGGGAGCAAGGGAAAACCGTGCTTGTCGTTCACCATGACTTGCAAACAGTAGAAGATTACTTTGATCAAGTGTTGTTATTAAATAAAACGGTTGTGGCACACGGTTCAACTTCTTCTGTATTTACGCCAGATAATATTACAAAAGCATACGGAGGCGCCGTTCGCTTTATGAAGGAGGCGGCGTACAGTGTCAATTCTAGCATCCGTTAA